One part of the Mariniblastus fucicola genome encodes these proteins:
- the trxA gene encoding thioredoxin, with the protein MPDSKDILSYVCGNCAAVNRVPIGRVADGPKCGKCKQILIPDHPVELTDANFQKFVSRTTVPVVVDFWAQWCGPCRMMAPQFADAAKQLSPHTVLAKLDTEAASATAGGFNITGIPCMIAFRDGKEIARQSGALNVDQILQWVRGL; encoded by the coding sequence ATGCCTGATTCGAAAGACATTCTCAGCTATGTATGCGGCAACTGTGCTGCCGTGAATCGCGTGCCGATCGGACGTGTCGCCGATGGCCCCAAATGCGGCAAGTGCAAACAGATTCTGATCCCGGACCATCCGGTCGAGCTGACCGATGCGAACTTTCAAAAGTTCGTTTCGCGGACGACGGTGCCTGTCGTGGTTGATTTTTGGGCCCAATGGTGCGGCCCCTGTCGAATGATGGCTCCGCAGTTCGCCGATGCGGCCAAACAGCTTTCGCCACACACCGTACTAGCTAAACTTGATACCGAAGCCGCTTCCGCGACCGCTGGCGGTTTCAACATCACCGGTATTCCGTGCATGATCGCATTTCGGGACGGCAAGGAAATCGCGCGGCAATCGGGTGCCTTGAACGTGGATCAAATCCTGCAATGGGTGCGTGGGCTTTGA
- a CDS encoding endonuclease/exonuclease/phosphatase family protein, which yields MNWFIRITGFLLLLITLLPLLSTGKWYVRWWDFPRLQIAVLMAVPLITIAAVMWTSGLRTEHLIYSGVLIAAIAWQLSHTAPFGPLWPTEVADSQPNADTFKVMVSNLDYENPSPQNVSAELAEENADILLLVEYDEGWKQRLEALGTDYPYTHEEVRGEGLGLAFWSKIPIKSAQTRHLVSDRRASLWIELEFESGEQVNFIGIHPTPPGLLDSTGETRRDSRVRDAELILIAREIAQRNDEAWILAGDFNDVAWSHTTRLFKRTSGLLDPRIGRGLISTYMANYPPFRCPIDHVFLSEGFTLGSLSRKRMSGSDHFAILTQLAFEDAEGVTPRPEGNDASDAKEIIKEGIDDAEERDTR from the coding sequence ATGAACTGGTTCATTCGTATCACTGGATTTTTGCTGCTTCTGATTACGCTGCTTCCGCTGCTGTCCACCGGGAAGTGGTACGTGCGCTGGTGGGATTTTCCGCGGCTACAGATCGCGGTGCTGATGGCTGTTCCGCTGATCACGATCGCTGCCGTCATGTGGACGTCCGGACTCCGTACAGAGCATCTAATTTACAGTGGTGTCCTGATCGCAGCGATCGCTTGGCAACTGTCGCACACGGCTCCTTTCGGCCCACTGTGGCCCACTGAAGTTGCCGATTCGCAGCCAAACGCCGATACCTTCAAGGTGATGGTTTCAAATCTGGATTACGAGAATCCAAGCCCGCAAAACGTAAGTGCTGAACTGGCAGAAGAGAACGCTGACATCCTTTTGCTGGTCGAATACGACGAAGGCTGGAAGCAGCGGTTGGAGGCTTTGGGCACGGACTATCCCTACACGCACGAGGAAGTTCGAGGTGAAGGGCTGGGCTTGGCGTTCTGGAGCAAGATTCCAATCAAGTCGGCACAAACTCGACACCTCGTTTCTGATCGTCGAGCAAGCTTGTGGATTGAACTGGAATTTGAGTCCGGCGAACAGGTTAACTTTATCGGAATTCATCCGACGCCTCCGGGCCTGCTCGACTCCACCGGTGAAACTCGCAGAGACAGCAGGGTTCGCGACGCGGAACTGATTCTGATAGCGAGGGAAATTGCCCAGCGAAACGACGAGGCCTGGATCCTCGCCGGAGACTTCAATGACGTCGCATGGTCTCACACAACGCGCCTGTTCAAGCGTACCAGTGGCTTGCTGGACCCACGCATCGGCCGAGGGTTGATCAGCACTTACATGGCGAACTATCCTCCGTTTCGCTGTCCCATTGATCACGTTTTCCTTTCAGAAGGATTCACGCTCGGCTCGCTGTCGCGTAAACGCATGAGCGGCTCTGACCATTTTGCGATCCTCACCCAGCTGGCTTTCGAAGACGCCGAGGGCGTGACGCCGCGACCTGAAGGCAACGACGCTTCTGACGCGAAAGAGATTATCAAAGAGGGAATTGATGACGCAGAAGAACGCGATACTCGATAA
- a CDS encoding mechanosensitive ion channel family protein, producing MKLFYRSSLPVFILLTMFAFQHSFGQQETPDTDNESNTEEVADEAPEAPQKVEVNPAARDEEIQARLNEILAATKRFDDANASVENGVVFLSGIAKQDEFKDWATDLATNTQDVAAVVNRMTVEQKSVWDFSSAFAELRDFRNGAIQAIPLVVFGVVILALTWMLAKLASYVGNRALGKRIPNSLLRWVATRAMMLPILIFGIYLVLRVSGLTQLALTVLGGTGLIGLIIGIAFQDIAENFLASVLISVQKPFRIGDAVHIEDFEGVVQRVTTRGTTLLTFEGNHVQIPNSKVYKATIENYTANPLRRIHFDVGIGYDDPASKAQEIVLGVLKQHSATLMDPTPRVLIESLGASTVNLRSFFWIDGAKNNWLSVRSSCMRIAKQALLQDGISLPDEAREVIFPNGVPVVMQQPPHSENTESNGQQSSPQPGSIEHEMDRKSAAIRNQANEEAGSEAEGHMKSDMEDLKQQAKQSWLPGEGEEVLVGE from the coding sequence ATGAAGCTATTTTACAGATCCAGCCTGCCGGTTTTCATTTTGCTTACCATGTTTGCGTTCCAGCATTCGTTTGGGCAACAGGAAACTCCCGACACAGACAACGAATCGAACACGGAGGAAGTTGCCGACGAAGCTCCTGAAGCTCCGCAAAAAGTCGAGGTCAACCCCGCGGCCCGGGACGAGGAGATTCAGGCTCGCCTGAACGAAATCCTTGCTGCAACGAAGCGTTTTGACGACGCGAACGCGAGCGTTGAGAACGGAGTTGTCTTCCTGTCAGGCATCGCCAAACAGGACGAATTCAAGGACTGGGCGACGGACCTTGCTACCAATACGCAGGACGTTGCAGCGGTTGTAAACCGGATGACGGTCGAGCAAAAATCCGTTTGGGATTTCAGCAGTGCGTTCGCGGAGCTACGCGACTTTCGCAACGGTGCCATTCAGGCGATCCCGCTGGTCGTGTTTGGTGTTGTAATCCTCGCGTTGACGTGGATGCTGGCGAAACTGGCGAGCTACGTTGGTAATCGGGCTCTGGGAAAACGGATCCCCAATTCGCTTTTGAGATGGGTCGCCACGCGAGCGATGATGTTGCCGATCTTGATCTTTGGCATTTACCTCGTACTACGTGTCTCAGGACTGACCCAGTTAGCGTTGACGGTTCTTGGTGGTACGGGCCTGATCGGTTTGATTATCGGTATCGCGTTTCAGGACATCGCGGAAAACTTCCTTGCGAGCGTTCTGATCAGCGTGCAAAAACCGTTTCGAATTGGCGATGCCGTGCACATCGAAGATTTTGAGGGCGTCGTGCAACGAGTCACCACGCGAGGCACGACGTTGCTAACGTTCGAAGGAAACCACGTTCAGATTCCCAATTCGAAAGTCTACAAAGCAACGATTGAAAACTACACGGCCAATCCACTGCGGCGAATTCATTTCGATGTCGGTATCGGATACGACGACCCGGCAAGCAAGGCTCAGGAAATTGTGCTTGGCGTTTTGAAACAACACTCTGCAACCTTGATGGATCCAACTCCGCGAGTTTTGATCGAAAGTTTGGGAGCGTCTACCGTGAACCTTCGTTCCTTCTTTTGGATCGATGGAGCAAAGAATAATTGGCTGAGCGTTCGATCGTCGTGCATGCGAATTGCGAAACAGGCGCTGCTGCAGGACGGCATTTCATTGCCGGACGAAGCTCGTGAAGTCATCTTCCCGAACGGCGTTCCTGTTGTGATGCAGCAACCGCCTCACAGCGAGAATACGGAATCCAATGGACAGCAATCCTCGCCTCAGCCGGGATCAATCGAGCATGAGATGGATCGAAAGTCTGCTGCAATTCGCAATCAGGCAAACGAAGAAGCTGGAAGCGAGGCAGAAGGCCATATGAAATCAGACATGGAAGATCTCAAGCAACAGGCGAAACAGTCGTGGCTTCCCGGAGAGGGCGAAGAAGTCCTCGTCGGTGAATGA
- a CDS encoding carbon storage regulator has protein sequence MLVLSRHVDESIVIPELGITIEVTRIKGKTVRLGIKAPESIRILRGELESVVNEFEEPAAPRSNRSIAAPATMGSATQSFASVR, from the coding sequence ATGTTAGTTCTTTCTCGCCACGTCGACGAATCAATCGTCATTCCTGAACTCGGCATCACGATCGAAGTCACCCGCATCAAAGGAAAGACGGTTCGCCTGGGAATCAAGGCACCGGAATCGATTCGAATTCTTCGCGGAGAACTGGAATCCGTTGTCAACGAGTTCGAAGAGCCAGCAGCACCGCGTTCAAACCGGTCGATTGCTGCTCCGGCAACGATGGGTTCCGCTACGCAATCGTTCGCGTCTGTTCGATAG
- a CDS encoding ABC1 kinase family protein codes for MISNPFQHLNRHRQMIGLLYKYGTSDLIQKSGLVESFADTTHDRRSGAASHDWHRTDERDTGDDRSAVEKAASKGVGPHDLVADLEAMGPAFIKLGQLLSTRPDFLPGAYIEALTKLQDDAEPIEASEIFRVIEEELGQQPEYLFDSFEIEPLATASLGQVHCATMHDGRKVVIKVQRPGIAGQLARDIEAMEELASVCENFEFGRRYQLKHLVESLKQSLAMEIDYEHEVANARDIATNLAGFKSITIPKPVGELSTKRVITMEFVQCEKITDLTSDRIDESRSCELANDLFKSFLFQVLVHGAFHADPHPGNVGLTRDDGIVLMDHGLVVKFTPRLQSDLIKLLMAISDGKGSVAAEIAEASGVPGDNFDSRKFQSEIEKIVAANVNRSVDKMDSGTALMEIQTVAGQHDLFLPQEVIMLGRALMHLERVVSSLDPKFDPNEAIRTHAMDIMRQHSGKELSLATLYQALLESTEFAQKLPARANKLAELVANNGIEVKVNAFDEGKFISGLNKVANRISTGLIISAMIVAAALMMRIDVGWKIGGYPAIALLFLTLAGLAGSILVWRVIVSDRFEQ; via the coding sequence ATGATAAGCAATCCATTTCAACACCTTAACCGGCATCGTCAGATGATTGGGCTGTTGTACAAATACGGAACCAGCGATTTGATTCAAAAGTCAGGCTTGGTCGAGTCATTTGCCGACACAACACACGATCGCCGTAGCGGTGCAGCCTCTCACGACTGGCACCGGACGGACGAACGAGACACCGGCGACGACCGGAGCGCGGTCGAGAAAGCGGCCTCGAAAGGCGTCGGCCCTCATGATCTGGTCGCCGATCTTGAAGCGATGGGTCCGGCTTTCATCAAGCTTGGCCAGCTGCTTTCGACCCGTCCGGATTTTCTTCCCGGAGCGTACATCGAGGCCCTGACTAAACTTCAGGACGACGCGGAGCCGATCGAAGCAAGTGAGATTTTCCGCGTCATCGAAGAAGAGCTGGGTCAGCAACCGGAGTATTTGTTTGACAGCTTCGAAATCGAGCCATTGGCGACGGCGTCGCTCGGGCAAGTTCATTGCGCCACGATGCATGACGGTCGCAAGGTAGTCATCAAAGTTCAACGTCCTGGAATCGCAGGGCAGTTGGCTCGCGACATCGAGGCGATGGAAGAGCTTGCGTCGGTTTGCGAAAATTTTGAATTCGGCCGCCGCTATCAGCTAAAGCATCTTGTCGAATCGCTCAAACAATCGCTAGCGATGGAAATCGACTATGAGCACGAAGTTGCCAATGCCCGCGATATCGCGACCAATCTGGCCGGATTCAAAAGTATCACAATTCCCAAACCGGTTGGCGAACTTTCGACGAAACGCGTCATCACGATGGAGTTCGTGCAATGCGAGAAGATCACAGATTTGACGTCGGACCGAATTGACGAGTCCCGGTCGTGCGAATTGGCCAACGATCTGTTCAAGTCGTTTCTCTTTCAGGTTCTTGTCCACGGAGCGTTCCATGCGGACCCTCACCCCGGCAACGTCGGGCTGACGCGTGACGACGGGATCGTTTTGATGGATCACGGTTTGGTCGTGAAGTTCACACCGCGACTTCAGTCAGATTTGATCAAGCTACTTATGGCGATCAGCGATGGAAAAGGTTCTGTCGCAGCGGAGATTGCTGAGGCGAGCGGTGTCCCCGGAGACAACTTTGATTCGAGAAAGTTCCAGTCAGAGATTGAGAAAATCGTTGCCGCCAACGTGAACCGTAGCGTCGACAAAATGGATTCAGGAACTGCTTTGATGGAAATTCAGACCGTTGCCGGTCAGCACGATCTGTTTCTGCCACAAGAAGTCATCATGTTGGGCCGAGCGTTGATGCACCTTGAAAGGGTCGTCTCTTCGCTCGATCCAAAATTCGATCCGAATGAAGCCATTCGGACACATGCGATGGACATCATGCGACAGCACTCCGGCAAGGAGCTGAGCTTGGCAACGCTGTATCAAGCGTTGTTGGAATCAACCGAGTTCGCACAAAAGCTTCCCGCGCGGGCGAACAAGCTGGCCGAGTTGGTCGCCAACAACGGGATTGAAGTAAAGGTCAACGCCTTTGACGAAGGCAAGTTTATCAGCGGCCTGAACAAAGTCGCCAACCGAATTTCAACGGGTCTGATCATTTCCGCAATGATTGTTGCTGCGGCATTGATGATGCGGATCGATGTCGGCTGGAAAATCGGGGGCTACCCAGCAATCGCTTTATTGTTTTTGACCCTCGCCGGACTCGCCGGATCCATTCTGGTTTGGCGAGTGATTGTCAGTGACAGATTCGAACAATAA